In one Erinaceus europaeus chromosome 3, mEriEur2.1, whole genome shotgun sequence genomic region, the following are encoded:
- the EPCAM gene encoding epithelial cell adhesion molecule → MAPPQRLALWLLLVVATALVAAALKDCVCENYKLTTNCSENDNGQCQCTSIGTQHTVTCSKLASKCLVMKAEMNGSKSGRRVRPEGAIQNNDGLYDPDCDEMGLFKAKQCNGTTACWCVNTAGVRRTDKDSEIICSERVRTYWIIIELKHKARETPFEVESLKSALKQVITSRYQLDPKYITNIVYENDIITIDLVQNSSQKTQSDVDIADVAYYFEKDVKDESLFFSKKMDLTVNGEQLNLDPGRTLIFYVDEKPPEFSMQGLQAGIIAVIVVVTIAIIAGIVVLVISRRNRSTKYEKAEIKEMNEMHRERNA, encoded by the exons ATGGCGCCCCCCCAGCGCCTCGCTCTCTGGCTCCTGCTAGTGGTGGCGACGGCCTTGGTGGCCGCGGCTCTGAAAG aCTGTGTCTGTGAGAACTACAAACTGACCACAAATTGCTCTGAGAATGACAATGGTCAGTGCCAGTGTACTTCAATAGGTACACAGCATACTGTCACCTGCTCAAAAT TGGCTTCCAAATGTCTGGTGATGAAGGCAGAGATGAATGGGTCAAAGTCTGGGAGAAGAGTGAGACCGGAGGGGGCTATCCAGAATAACGACGGGCTCTACGATCCTGACTGTGATGAGATGGGACTCTTTAAAGCCAAGCAGTGCAATGGCACCACCGCGTGCTGGTGTGTGAACACTGCTGGAGTGAGAAGAACCGATAAGGACTCTGAAATCATCTGTTCCGAAAGAGTGAGAACCTA CTGGATCATCATTGAACTAAAACACAAAGCCAGAGAAACACCTTTTGAAGTTGAAAGTTTGAAGAG tGCGCTCAAGCAGGTAATCACATCTCGTTATCAACTGGATCCAAAATATATCACAAATATTGtg TATGAGAATGATATTATCACTATTGATCTGGTACAAAACTCCTCTCAAAAAACCCAAAGTGATGTGGACATAGCTGATGTGGCCTATTATTTTGAAAAAGAT GTTAAAGATGAATCCTTGTTCTTTTCCAAAAAAATGGACCTGACAGTGAATGGGGAGCAACTAAATCTGGATCCTGGTCGAACCCTGATTTTCTATGTTGATGAAAAACCGCCTGAATTTTCCATGCAGGGTCTACAGGCTggtattattgctgtcattgtggtTGTGACAATAGCAATTATTGCTGGAATAGTTGTGCTG